A genomic window from Chelonoidis abingdonii isolate Lonesome George chromosome 26, CheloAbing_2.0, whole genome shotgun sequence includes:
- the KANSL2 gene encoding KAT8 regulatory NSL complex subunit 2 isoform X3: MNRIRIHILPSSRGRLTPVPRPQEPLSCAFSHRQCSQPRLEGQEFCIKHILEDRNAPFKQCSYISTKNGKRCPNAAPKAEKKDGVSFCAEHARRNALAHQAQMKKSNPGPMGETLLCQLSSYAKMELGSQTAESSRSEASRILDEDSWSDGEQEPVTVDQTWRGDPDSEAESIDSDQEDPLKHAGVYTAEEVALIMREKLIRLQSLYIDQFKRLQHLLKEKKRRYLHSRKGEHEAIGSSLLTGPEGLLAKERESLKQLKCLRRYRQRYGVEALLHRQLKERRMLATEGAAQQAHTTRSSQRCLAFVDDIRCSNQSLPMTRHCLTHICQDTNQTLFKLCQGSEEAPCDKSVPVSLSESPCCPLHLQLPPQMYVPEQVLSVPEELDAAPTDLYLSTAELQPTESLPLEFSDSHLQTGVGRPGSEEDRKLADAAVSTRSHGRLAAANGNPEPAFIS; encoded by the exons ATGAACAGAATTCGGATCCACATCTTGCCGTCAAGTCGGGGGCGTCTTACCCCTGTGCCAAGGCCCCAGGAACCCTTGTCGTGTGCTTTCAGTCACCGCCAGTGTTCCCAGCCTCGGCTGGAAGGGCAAGAGTTCTGCATTAAGCATATCCTTGAAGACAGGAATGCTCCCTTCAAACAATGCAGCTACATCTCCACtaagaatgggaagaggtgtcCAAATGCTGCTCCCAAAGCCGAGAAGAAGGATGG TGTGTCGTTCTGTGCTGAGCATGCCCGCAGGAATGCTCTGGCACATCAAGCCCAGATGAAGAAATCCAACCCTGGACCCATGGGTGAGACTCTTCTTTGCCAGCTGAGCTCTTATGCGAAGatggagctgggctcccagacTGCAGAGAGCAGCCGCAGTGAAGCTAGTAGAATTCTAG ACGAGGACAGCTGGAGCGATGGAGAACAAGAACCTGTGACAGTGGATCAGACGTGGCGAGGGGACCCGGATAGTGAAGCTGAAAGCATCGACAGCGATCAGGAGGACCCTCTGAA ACATGCTGGCGTGTACACAGCAGAGGAGGTGGCGTTGATCATGCGTGAGAAGCTGATCCGTTTGCAGTCATTGTACATAGACCAGTTCAAACGACTCCAGCACCTCCTGAAAGAGAAGAAGCGTCGATACTTGCACAGCCGCAAGGGGGAGCATGAAGCCATAG GGAGCAGCCTTCTGACAGGCCCCGAGGGGCTTCTGGCCAAGGAGCGCGAGAGCCTGAAGCAACTGAAGTGTCTCCGACGCTATCGGCAGCGCTACGGCGTGGAGGCCCTGCTGCATCGCCAGCTGAAGGAGCGTCGGATGTTGGCAACTGAGGGTGCGGCCCAGCAG GCACACACCACTCGTTCCAGCCAGCGGTGCTTGGCCTTTGTCGATGACATTCGATGTTCCAATCAGTCTCTCCCGATGACCAGACACTGCCTCACTC ATATTTGTCAGGACACCAATCAGACATTGTTTAAGCTGTGCCAAGGGTCGGAGGAAGCGCCCTGCGACAAGTCGGTTCCTGTAAGCCTCTCTGAGAGTCCCTGCTGCCCGCTTCATCTCCAGCTGCCGCCTCAGATGTACGTACCCGAGCAGGTGCTCTCTGTTCCAGAGGAGCTGGACGCTGCCCCTACGGATCTGTACTTGAGCactgctgagctccagcccaCCGAGAGCTTACCCCTGGAGTTTAGCGAT